The Flavobacterium psychrophilum genome includes a region encoding these proteins:
- a CDS encoding condensation protein, giving the protein MTKKQNRTLGAFEKTFWLLDQIDSKDFALAAEVEGKEPVAAWQSAIRQVQQRHPNLAVRIVMDEFKRPVIQHVDSLEIPLRVLDVDSEFKWEEEAEKELSIRFDTSNGPLLRVVILQKPQDTVVLLVANHTLADGSSLNYLFRDILNAVTGQKLEILAPQKSNDETLGLPDDVAITETKSESYVFKKIDSVYPKVESIRFSGDSTLRILKKSRLEQTTVHGAICAAAVIASRKLRSEWANKKLELISPICTRRALELDDNFGLNITTHPVYFEPELSPYFWDVARLAKSGLAGTDTVAHVQNYINFFRGLTFNSVDIQQMIDVLKQAFNHDIMVTNLVSVKYPTDFGKLKLKSVYGPMVRSGKGKEQTIGAISSNGQLCLTNTSDNPIPGILKEMENILLKACNESTESIA; this is encoded by the coding sequence ATGACAAAGAAACAAAACCGCACCCTGGGTGCATTTGAAAAAACGTTTTGGTTACTGGATCAAATCGATTCTAAAGACTTTGCCCTCGCTGCAGAGGTAGAGGGTAAAGAACCTGTTGCTGCATGGCAATCAGCCATTAGGCAGGTGCAGCAAAGGCATCCTAACCTCGCGGTAAGGATTGTTATGGACGAGTTTAAACGGCCTGTTATACAGCACGTCGACTCATTAGAAATTCCGCTGAGAGTACTGGATGTAGACAGCGAATTTAAATGGGAAGAAGAGGCTGAAAAAGAACTATCAATACGATTTGACACCAGTAATGGTCCGTTGTTAAGAGTAGTTATACTTCAAAAACCTCAGGATACGGTAGTGCTACTGGTAGCAAACCATACATTGGCAGATGGTTCGTCGCTCAATTACCTTTTCAGAGACATTTTAAATGCAGTAACGGGCCAAAAACTGGAAATACTGGCTCCGCAAAAATCTAACGATGAAACTTTAGGTTTGCCTGATGATGTAGCCATTACCGAAACCAAAAGTGAAAGTTATGTGTTTAAAAAGATTGACTCAGTTTATCCGAAGGTAGAAAGTATACGATTTTCTGGCGATAGCACTTTACGAATACTGAAAAAATCCAGATTAGAACAAACAACCGTGCACGGTGCAATTTGTGCGGCTGCAGTAATTGCGAGTAGAAAGCTGCGCAGTGAGTGGGCGAACAAAAAACTTGAGCTGATTTCTCCTATCTGTACCAGGAGGGCACTTGAATTAGATGATAACTTCGGGTTAAACATAACAACGCATCCGGTTTACTTTGAGCCTGAACTTAGCCCTTATTTTTGGGATGTCGCCAGGCTGGCAAAATCAGGCCTCGCGGGAACTGATACCGTAGCGCATGTACAAAATTATATCAACTTTTTCAGGGGACTAACCTTTAACAGTGTTGATATACAACAGATGATTGACGTATTAAAACAAGCTTTTAACCATGATATTATGGTTACTAATCTGGTAAGTGTAAAATACCCTACGGATTTTGGAAAACTGAAGCTAAAATCGGTTTATGGCCCGATGGTGCGTTCAGGCAAAGGTAAAGAGCAAACAATAGGTGCAATAAGCAGCAATGGACAGCTTTGCCTTACCAATACGAGTGACAACCCGATACCGGGTATATTAAAGGAAATGGAAAACATACTTTTAAAAGCTTGCAACGAAAGCACAGAAAGTATTGCCTAA
- a CDS encoding TetR family transcriptional regulator has product MRPQKILDADMIAGLTKVFRDKGYEGTSLNDLAEVTGLKKASLYHRFPNGKQEMAESVLSDIDQWVDDNIFFPLLDENKSTKLRLKDALKNIEILYDSGKETCVLRAFSMHSGLSLFEQQVKSGMDKWITAFNTLGIALKLSSSQSQQNAIQTLIELQGSLIVSKGLADTSIFKNTLKNIEKRYSIE; this is encoded by the coding sequence ATGAGACCACAGAAAATTTTAGATGCAGATATGATAGCGGGACTTACTAAAGTTTTTAGAGATAAGGGCTACGAAGGAACGAGTTTAAATGATTTAGCAGAAGTAACTGGATTAAAAAAAGCAAGTCTATATCATCGATTTCCAAATGGAAAGCAAGAGATGGCAGAATCTGTATTAAGCGATATAGATCAGTGGGTTGATGATAATATTTTCTTTCCGTTATTGGACGAAAATAAATCTACAAAATTGAGATTAAAAGATGCTTTAAAAAATATTGAAATTCTTTATGATAGCGGAAAAGAAACGTGTGTTTTGAGAGCCTTTTCTATGCATAGCGGATTATCGTTGTTTGAGCAACAGGTAAAATCTGGTATGGATAAATGGATTACCGCTTTTAATACATTGGGTATTGCCTTAAAATTATCTTCCTCGCAATCTCAACAAAACGCTATTCAAACCCTAATAGAATTGCAAGGCAGTCTAATTGTATCAAAAGGATTAGCTGATACAAGTATTTTTAAAAATACCTTAAAAAATATCGAAAAGCGATACTCAATTGAGTAA
- a CDS encoding hydrolase, protein MTHKHPTLFKTIEINGIKIAYREAGNPKNPTIVLLHGFPSSSHQYRKVLSQLSDDFHLIAPDYPSFGNSDFPLASEYEYTFDNIAKTIDAFLEKKKIDSYALMIQDYGAPIGFRIATAHPEKVTAIINQNGNAYLEGLGDAWTGIKALWKDRNPETEKAILPAFSLDGLKWQYTHGTRNLETINPDTWHLDYLRLSRPNAHKVNMDLFYDYQNNLKLYPKWQKYLRDNQPPLLIVWGKNDEFFPESGAVAFKKDVKEIDYNIYDTGHFALEEDGEEIIEKIRIFMAKVGH, encoded by the coding sequence ATGACGCACAAACACCCCACATTATTTAAAACCATCGAAATTAATGGAATTAAAATTGCTTACAGAGAAGCAGGAAACCCCAAAAATCCTACAATAGTGCTATTACATGGCTTTCCTTCATCTTCACATCAATATCGAAAAGTTTTATCACAGTTATCTGATGACTTTCATTTAATTGCACCAGATTACCCCTCGTTTGGAAATAGCGATTTTCCATTGGCAAGTGAATATGAATACACTTTTGATAATATTGCAAAAACAATAGACGCCTTTTTAGAAAAGAAAAAAATTGACTCTTATGCATTAATGATACAGGATTATGGAGCACCTATTGGTTTTAGAATAGCTACAGCTCACCCAGAGAAGGTTACGGCGATAATAAATCAAAACGGGAATGCATATTTAGAAGGGTTGGGCGATGCTTGGACTGGAATTAAAGCACTTTGGAAAGACCGAAACCCTGAAACTGAAAAAGCAATACTGCCAGCCTTTTCGCTAGATGGTTTGAAATGGCAATATACACATGGAACAAGAAATCTTGAAACAATAAATCCTGACACTTGGCATTTAGATTATTTAAGACTTTCAAGACCAAATGCACATAAAGTAAATATGGATTTATTTTACGATTATCAAAACAATTTAAAACTATATCCAAAATGGCAAAAATATTTAAGAGATAATCAGCCACCTTTATTAATAGTTTGGGGAAAAAATGATGAGTTTTTCCCTGAAAGCGGAGCAGTTGCTTTCAAAAAAGATGTTAAGGAGATCGACTATAATATTTATGATACTGGGCATTTTGCATTAGAAGAAGATGGAGAAGAAATAATAGAAAAAATTAGAATATTTATGGCAAAAGTTGGTCATTAA
- a CDS encoding histidine kinase codes for MTQLHPLPPFNEETAIQKIQKAEDAWNSKDPVQISKAYTIDTEWRNRDQFINGRKEVQDFLADKWKNELDYKLKKQLWTFNDNRIAVRFEYEYRDKNGQWFRAYGNENWEFDENGLMKKRFASINDLKIKETERRL; via the coding sequence ATGACACAATTACATCCACTACCACCTTTTAACGAAGAAACAGCGATACAAAAAATTCAAAAGGCAGAAGATGCTTGGAACAGCAAAGACCCTGTTCAGATTTCAAAAGCATATACAATTGATACAGAATGGCGTAATAGAGATCAATTCATTAACGGAAGAAAAGAAGTGCAGGATTTTCTTGCTGACAAATGGAAAAATGAATTGGATTATAAACTTAAAAAACAGCTTTGGACATTTAACGACAATCGTATTGCTGTGAGATTTGAGTACGAATATCGAGATAAAAATGGTCAATGGTTTAGAGCTTACGGAAACGAGAATTGGGAATTTGATGAAAATGGATTAATGAAAAAAAGGTTCGCAAGCATAAATGATTTAAAAATTAAAGAAACAGAAAGAAGGTTATAA
- a CDS encoding CoA-binding protein, translated as MIKRKTLILGATTDSTRYSYLAAVRLSNSGHTIINVGLKTGNVAGVDIEIPGEIYTDIDTITVYIGPSKQQPLYDYIIKTNPQRIIFNPGTENEELKKLAKAHGITTEYACTLVLLSLGQY; from the coding sequence ATGATTAAAAGAAAAACATTAATACTGGGTGCCACAACAGATTCCACCCGTTATTCATATTTAGCTGCTGTGCGTCTATCCAATTCCGGGCATACTATTATAAACGTAGGTTTAAAGACAGGAAATGTTGCCGGTGTTGACATTGAAATACCAGGAGAAATATATACAGATATTGACACGATCACTGTGTATATTGGCCCGTCAAAACAGCAACCGTTATACGATTATATTATTAAAACAAATCCTCAACGTATCATTTTTAATCCAGGTACAGAAAATGAAGAACTTAAAAAGTTGGCAAAAGCTCACGGCATAACAACAGAATATGCCTGCACTTTAGTCTTGCTATCATTGGGTCAATATTAA
- a CDS encoding Fis family transcriptional regulator: MALKILIVEDQFIEANNLEIMLEEAGYIVCGTAKSVQEAMNMIDRKIPDLALVDIQLKGELSGIDLAVTLKERNIPFIYVSANSDHDTLMQAKATQPYGFIVKPFRERDLMVTLEIAQYRYENSLETALRKEEKFRMLLQDIVKMEATDTDKMYQISKTMQAILPFDYFAICLSSNIGTSNLMSYLRTGFEEYQFIGAEEFKIITKSNFNELHKLQYDESGKERSIFIRNDFKKMLSKFELSKQVANTFAVNSLLTYPLSCSGYKNIQLHFYSRRADTYNSGHIALLERLDSSISFAICQILGFDTQRTPDAVASNRKLIGKNKNLAMVFKGIVGKSHLLLNVFDNIMQVAPANTSVLILGESGTGKESIAHSIHEISERKEGPFVKINCAALPASLIESELFGHEKGAFTGAINKHIGKFERAHKGTIFLDEIGDMSYDLQAKLLRVLQEKEIERLAGNAPVKIDVRVIVATNRNLEKEVAAGRFRLDLYYRLNVFPITLPPLRERKDDIPLLINHFISYFNVSLGKNIIGISSRGIQDAMEYDWPGNIRELENLVERAVLVSQGNNIKRLDILASGSTETVTVDSSSDGFKSIEQNERDHILIALKKCKGKVWGAGGAAELLNLPPSTLNSKIKKLGIKRDFK, translated from the coding sequence ATGGCATTGAAAATTCTAATAGTCGAAGATCAGTTTATAGAGGCCAATAATCTAGAGATTATGCTTGAAGAGGCAGGCTATATAGTGTGCGGCACTGCAAAATCTGTTCAGGAAGCGATGAATATGATTGACCGAAAAATTCCTGACCTCGCACTCGTAGATATTCAGCTTAAAGGAGAATTGTCGGGTATAGATTTGGCAGTGACATTAAAGGAGAGGAATATACCCTTTATTTATGTTTCAGCCAATTCTGATCACGATACCCTTATGCAGGCAAAAGCTACACAGCCTTACGGATTTATAGTAAAGCCGTTTAGAGAAAGGGATTTGATGGTAACGCTTGAAATAGCGCAATACAGGTATGAGAATAGCCTTGAAACTGCTCTAAGAAAAGAAGAGAAATTTAGGATGTTACTACAGGATATTGTTAAGATGGAAGCAACTGATACAGATAAGATGTATCAAATTTCTAAAACCATGCAGGCAATTCTTCCCTTCGACTATTTTGCTATTTGCCTGAGTAGTAATATTGGAACGAGCAACCTGATGAGTTATTTGCGTACCGGCTTTGAAGAATATCAATTTATTGGAGCAGAGGAATTTAAAATTATTACGAAGAGTAATTTTAATGAGTTACATAAACTACAATATGACGAATCAGGCAAAGAGCGATCTATTTTTATTCGCAATGATTTTAAAAAGATGCTGAGCAAATTTGAGTTAAGTAAGCAGGTTGCCAATACATTTGCGGTCAATTCACTTTTAACATATCCTTTGAGCTGTAGTGGATACAAAAATATCCAGTTGCATTTCTATAGCCGTCGTGCAGATACCTATAACTCCGGGCATATTGCGTTACTGGAAAGATTAGATTCAAGTATTTCTTTCGCTATTTGCCAAATACTGGGATTTGACACACAGCGCACACCGGACGCTGTTGCAAGTAACAGAAAGCTTATCGGCAAGAACAAGAATTTGGCAATGGTTTTTAAAGGTATAGTTGGCAAAAGTCATTTACTGCTAAATGTATTTGACAATATTATGCAGGTAGCTCCCGCAAATACATCCGTACTTATATTAGGTGAAAGTGGTACCGGAAAGGAAAGTATAGCTCACAGCATACACGAGATTTCCGAACGTAAGGAAGGACCCTTTGTTAAAATTAACTGTGCTGCCCTCCCGGCAAGTCTTATAGAGTCAGAACTTTTCGGACACGAAAAAGGGGCTTTTACAGGAGCTATAAACAAACATATCGGAAAATTTGAGCGTGCCCATAAGGGAACTATCTTTCTTGATGAAATTGGTGATATGTCTTATGATCTGCAGGCCAAACTACTAAGGGTTTTACAGGAAAAAGAAATTGAACGATTAGCAGGTAACGCCCCGGTTAAGATTGATGTTAGGGTAATTGTCGCAACTAACCGCAATCTAGAGAAAGAGGTTGCAGCTGGTCGCTTTAGGCTTGATTTATATTATAGGCTAAACGTTTTTCCTATTACACTCCCTCCCCTAAGAGAAAGAAAAGACGATATTCCGCTATTGATAAATCATTTTATATCTTATTTTAATGTCAGTTTAGGAAAGAATATTATTGGTATTTCTTCTCGTGGGATACAGGATGCAATGGAGTATGACTGGCCTGGAAATATAAGGGAACTTGAGAACCTGGTTGAAAGAGCTGTACTTGTTTCGCAGGGAAATAATATAAAAAGACTTGACATTCTTGCGTCAGGCAGCACTGAAACAGTTACGGTTGACTCAAGTTCTGACGGCTTCAAGTCTATCGAACAAAATGAGCGCGATCATATTTTAATCGCGCTCAAAAAATGCAAGGGAAAGGTATGGGGAGCGGGAGGTGCAGCCGAACTTTTAAATCTTCCGCCGTCCACGCTAAATTCAAAAATTAAAAAGCTTGGCATCAAGCGTGATTTTAAATAG